From a region of the Streptomyces sp. NBC_01454 genome:
- a CDS encoding type B 50S ribosomal protein L31, producing MQTALHPAYGPVVFRDRAADVAFLTRSTATSDKTVEWADGHTYPVIDVEISSASHPFYTGAARVLDTAGRVERFERRYGKRAR from the coding sequence GTGCAGACCGCACTCCACCCCGCCTACGGGCCCGTCGTCTTCCGCGACCGGGCCGCCGATGTCGCCTTCCTGACCAGGTCGACCGCCACCAGTGACAAGACCGTCGAGTGGGCGGACGGCCACACCTATCCCGTCATCGACGTCGAGATCTCCTCGGCGAGCCACCCCTTCTACACCGGCGCCGCCCGGGTGCTGGACACCGCGGGCCGCGTCGAGCGGTTCGAGCGTCGGTACGGCAAGCGGGCCCGCTGA
- the rpmG gene encoding 50S ribosomal protein L33 translates to MARNELRPVVKLRSTAGTGYTYVTRKNRRNDPDRLELRKYDPVAGRHVAFREER, encoded by the coding sequence ATGGCTCGCAACGAACTACGCCCGGTCGTCAAGCTCCGGTCCACCGCCGGCACGGGCTACACCTACGTCACCCGCAAGAACCGCCGTAACGACCCCGACCGCCTGGAACTGCGCAAGTACGACCCGGTGGCCGGCCGTCACGTCGCTTTCCGAGAGGAGCGCTGA
- the rpmB gene encoding 50S ribosomal protein L28, with product MSAHCQLTGRTPGFGNAVSHSHRRTPRRFDPNIQRKRYWLPSEGRHIRLTLSAKGLKTVDVIGIEAAVARIRARGEKV from the coding sequence GTGTCCGCCCACTGCCAGCTGACCGGCCGCACGCCGGGCTTCGGCAATGCCGTCTCCCACTCCCACCGCCGCACCCCGCGCCGCTTCGACCCCAACATCCAGCGCAAGCGCTACTGGCTGCCGAGCGAGGGCCGGCACATCCGGCTCACCCTGAGCGCCAAGGGCCTCAAGACCGTCGACGTCATCGGGATCGAGGCGGCCGTCGCCCGCATCCGCGCCCGGGGGGAGAAGGTCTGA
- the rpsN gene encoding 30S ribosomal protein S14 gives MAKQSKIAKDAKRRATVARYAARRAVLKSVLRSPHTPEEERTAARRELSRQPRDASATRVRNRDAVDGRPRGYFRTFGLSRVRLREQAHAGHLPGVRKSSW, from the coding sequence ATGGCCAAGCAGAGCAAGATCGCAAAGGACGCGAAGCGCCGCGCGACGGTGGCCCGCTACGCGGCCCGCCGCGCCGTCCTCAAGTCCGTCCTGCGCAGTCCGCACACCCCCGAGGAGGAGCGCACCGCCGCCCGCCGCGAGCTGTCCCGCCAGCCGCGGGACGCCAGCGCCACCCGGGTACGCAACCGCGACGCCGTCGACGGCCGCCCGCGCGGCTATTTCCGGACCTTCGGCCTGTCCCGCGTACGGCTGCGCGAGCAGGCGCACGCGGGCCACCTGCCGGGCGTCCGCAAGTCCAGCTGGTAG
- the tatA gene encoding Sec-independent protein translocase subunit TatA: MLRNAFEPWHLIVVLAVLVLLFGSQKLPDMARGLGRSMRILKSEAKALKDDGPAEAPRQGSAGGH, translated from the coding sequence ATGCTCCGCAACGCCTTCGAGCCCTGGCACCTGATCGTGGTCCTCGCGGTGCTCGTGCTGCTCTTCGGTTCCCAGAAGCTCCCCGACATGGCGCGCGGGCTCGGCCGCTCGATGCGCATCCTCAAGTCCGAGGCAAAGGCCCTCAAGGACGACGGGCCCGCCGAGGCGCCCCGCCAGGGGTCCGCGGGCGGTCACTGA
- a CDS encoding nitrilase-related carbon-nitrogen hydrolase, translating into MLIALAQTDCVLGDVEANLDIARAQIEQSAAQGADLVIFPELSLHGYHLGVLPRDASIEANDPRLLELSTLGPDVLVGFHEHTSLRAYNTAGHYADGALLHAHRKLYLPNYLAWEERKHVSPGQSLRAYDLTKSRSGGRGATLVCNDAWQPALPWLAVQDGAEVLFVPTNSAASLDPEAMDTGLYWDTLLSYTAKMLQCWVVFVNRVGNEHGAAFWGGSRVVDPRGAVVAQAPKWEPALVTIEVDLSEARRQRRAVPLVAEARLGLIDREVRRLIDEGGDH; encoded by the coding sequence ATGCTCATTGCGCTGGCGCAGACGGACTGCGTGCTCGGTGACGTGGAGGCGAACCTCGACATCGCCCGTGCGCAGATCGAGCAGTCGGCGGCGCAGGGCGCGGATCTCGTGATCTTTCCCGAACTGAGCTTGCACGGCTACCACTTGGGCGTGCTGCCACGCGATGCATCCATCGAGGCGAACGATCCGAGGCTGCTGGAACTCAGCACCCTCGGCCCCGATGTGCTGGTCGGGTTCCACGAGCACACCAGCCTGCGGGCGTACAACACCGCGGGCCACTACGCGGACGGTGCGCTGCTGCACGCCCACCGCAAGCTGTATCTCCCCAACTACCTGGCCTGGGAGGAGCGCAAGCACGTCAGCCCGGGGCAGTCACTGCGCGCCTACGACCTGACGAAGTCCAGGAGCGGCGGCCGGGGCGCGACGCTGGTGTGCAATGACGCCTGGCAGCCCGCGCTGCCGTGGCTGGCGGTGCAGGACGGCGCCGAGGTGCTGTTCGTGCCGACCAACAGCGCGGCGAGCCTGGATCCGGAGGCGATGGACACCGGCCTGTACTGGGACACCCTGCTGTCCTATACGGCGAAGATGCTGCAGTGCTGGGTGGTCTTCGTCAACCGGGTGGGCAATGAGCACGGCGCGGCGTTCTGGGGCGGCTCGCGGGTGGTCGACCCGCGGGGCGCGGTGGTGGCGCAGGCGCCCAAGTGGGAGCCCGCGCTGGTCACCATCGAGGTCGATCTCTCCGAGGCGCGGCGCCAGCGCCGGGCGGTGCCGCTGGTCGCCGAGGCCCGGCTGGGTCTGATCGACCGCGAGGTGCGGCGGCTGATCGACGAGGGCGGCGACCACTGA
- a CDS encoding chaplin has translation MRQSLKACMFVVAASGVLGASCGTAYADAGAGGSTTNSPGVLSGNSIQVTVDTPVNACGNSVDAGAALNPAMGNSCGNGAPGVRQPLSGRRSPGVQRAPRTAEAPGVHRTAPEPAERAEPARRPGTERAERPGPAPVEHASRPAGHPAREAHVDAVSRARESADTPLLASTGVDELAAVAAAGGGLLAGGVLLLRRNRPRRG, from the coding sequence ATGCGACAGAGCCTTAAGGCGTGCATGTTCGTGGTGGCGGCGTCCGGTGTGCTCGGCGCGAGCTGCGGCACGGCGTACGCGGATGCCGGCGCCGGGGGGAGCACCACGAACTCTCCCGGGGTGCTGTCCGGGAACAGCATCCAGGTGACCGTGGACACCCCGGTCAATGCGTGTGGCAATTCGGTGGACGCGGGCGCGGCGCTCAACCCGGCGATGGGCAACTCGTGCGGGAACGGTGCGCCGGGCGTTCGGCAACCGCTCTCGGGGCGGCGGTCTCCGGGGGTCCAGAGGGCACCGCGGACGGCGGAAGCCCCGGGGGTGCACCGGACGGCCCCCGAGCCGGCGGAGCGCGCCGAGCCGGCGCGGCGCCCGGGTACGGAACGGGCCGAGCGCCCTGGCCCGGCGCCGGTGGAGCATGCCTCCCGGCCCGCCGGGCACCCTGCACGGGAGGCGCATGTGGACGCCGTATCGCGGGCCAGGGAGTCGGCGGACACCCCGCTGCTGGCGTCCACCGGCGTGGACGAGCTGGCGGCGGTCGCCGCGGCGGGCGGCGGCCTGCTGGCGGGCGGGGTGCTGCTGCTGCGCAGGAACCGACCGCGCCGCGGGTGA
- a CDS encoding rodlin, with amino-acid sequence MNKMIAGAAAAASLVGISAMAAPQAMAIGDQHGTRTVNGNGAASVYGNSTTRGDLSTQLGLVQGSLNQPCLGLGKLDLQILAGAVPIAAQDVNVLSSAQNQQCTENSSQVKGDDPLSHLVDDIPILSGNGVGNG; translated from the coding sequence ATGAACAAGATGATCGCGGGCGCGGCTGCGGCGGCGTCGTTGGTCGGCATTTCTGCCATGGCCGCTCCGCAGGCCATGGCGATCGGTGACCAGCATGGCACCAGGACGGTCAACGGAAACGGGGCGGCGTCGGTCTACGGCAACTCCACCACGCGCGGCGACCTGAGCACGCAGCTCGGGCTCGTCCAGGGCTCGCTGAACCAGCCGTGCCTCGGTCTGGGCAAGCTGGATCTCCAAATCCTCGCCGGCGCGGTGCCGATTGCGGCGCAGGACGTCAATGTGCTGTCCAGCGCGCAGAACCAGCAGTGCACCGAGAACTCGTCGCAGGTCAAGGGCGACGATCCGCTGTCGCACCTCGTCGACGACATTCCGATCCTCTCCGGGAACGGTGTCGGCAACGGCTGA
- a CDS encoding rodlin: MIKKVLATAAAAASIVGVAAAAAPDAMAIGNQHGPSTVNGNGATQFYGNSTTYGYMSPQIGLIQGSLNKPCIAVGKVPVQALAGAAAIGLQDINVLSSAQNQQCTENSTQAKGDDPLSHVLDNIPILSGNGAHNH, translated from the coding sequence ATGATCAAGAAGGTTCTGGCGACCGCGGCCGCGGCTGCTTCCATTGTCGGTGTGGCCGCCGCTGCCGCCCCCGATGCGATGGCGATCGGTAACCAGCACGGGCCGTCTACCGTCAACGGCAACGGCGCTACGCAGTTCTACGGGAATTCGACCACGTATGGTTACATGAGCCCGCAGATCGGCCTGATCCAGGGCTCGCTGAACAAGCCCTGCATCGCCGTGGGCAAGGTGCCCGTCCAGGCCCTCGCAGGTGCGGCCGCGATTGGGCTGCAGGACATCAATGTGCTGTCCAGCGCGCAGAACCAGCAGTGCACCGAGAACTCGACTCAGGCAAAGGGCGACGACCCGCTGTCGCACGTGCTGGACAACATTCCGATCCTCTCCGGCAACGGCGCCCACAACCACTGA
- a CDS encoding chaplin, which translates to MKYAKVAAITAGTIMAVGSAAPAFADAGAAGGAKNSPGVISGNAIQVPVHIPINLCGNTVNIVALLNPAFGNTCLNH; encoded by the coding sequence GTGAAGTACGCAAAGGTCGCAGCAATCACTGCCGGCACGATCATGGCGGTGGGCTCGGCAGCGCCGGCGTTCGCCGACGCGGGGGCCGCAGGGGGCGCCAAGAACTCCCCCGGAGTCATCTCCGGCAACGCCATCCAGGTTCCGGTTCACATCCCGATCAACCTGTGCGGCAACACCGTCAACATCGTCGCTCTGCTGAACCCGGCGTTCGGCAACACTTGCCTGAACCACTGA
- a CDS encoding rodlin, translated as MIKKVLATTAVAASVVGISATAAPQAMAIGNQNGTSTVNGNGAKSAFGNSTTVGRMSPQLELIQGSLNKPCLALGKVDAQVLAGAAPIALQDINVLSSSQNQQCTENSTQAKGDDPLSHILSDIPILSGNGVGNR; from the coding sequence GTGATCAAGAAGGTCCTGGCCACGACGGCTGTAGCCGCGTCCGTCGTCGGAATCTCGGCGACGGCCGCCCCGCAGGCCATGGCGATCGGGAACCAAAACGGCACGTCCACGGTCAACGGGAACGGCGCCAAGAGCGCGTTCGGCAACTCCACCACCGTGGGCCGGATGAGCCCGCAGCTGGAGCTCATCCAGGGCTCGCTGAACAAGCCCTGCCTTGCTCTGGGCAAGGTGGACGCCCAGGTCTTGGCAGGTGCGGCCCCGATTGCGCTGCAGGACATCAATGTGCTGTCCAGCTCGCAGAACCAGCAGTGCACCGAGAACTCGACTCAGGCAAAGGGCGACGACCCGCTGTCGCACATCCTCAGCGACATCCCGATCCTGTCGGGCAACGGCGTCGGCAACCGCTGA
- a CDS encoding chaplin, whose amino-acid sequence MKFVSKAAVLSAAAGIAVVSGAGVASAYGGAGAAGVTQNSPGVISGNLIQVPVDLPLNVCGNTINVVALLNPAFGNTCVNL is encoded by the coding sequence GTGAAGTTTGTCTCCAAGGCCGCTGTCCTGTCCGCCGCCGCGGGCATTGCCGTTGTGAGCGGGGCCGGTGTGGCCAGCGCCTACGGCGGCGCCGGCGCTGCGGGCGTCACCCAGAACTCGCCCGGCGTTATCTCCGGAAACCTCATTCAGGTCCCGGTCGACCTGCCGCTCAACGTCTGTGGCAACACCATCAACGTCGTCGCGCTGCTGAACCCGGCTTTCGGCAACACCTGCGTCAACCTCTGA
- a CDS encoding bifunctional 3'-5' exonuclease/DNA polymerase, giving the protein MRWAVVETGDGGARLCPLAQDGRAAGPVLEEPSLAEAVRSRPEVERWVWRSTAEIYRPLLAAGVRVERCYDVEAAEALLIGHEEGQYGQPRSLAAAWARLHGLPVPQDGPARTAQTQPSLFEPGPVPLPPGTDELAALLEVYAGQVARTEKAKHPDRMRLLLASESAGMLVASEMGRFGVPWRADVHRDLLARLLGERYPGGLEPRRMAELAEEVSQAFGTGARVRPDLPQEIIRAFARAGIALTSTRKWELQRIDHPAVAPLLAYKTLYRLHTAHGWAWLQQWVHDGRFRPEYLPGGTVSGRWTTNGGGALQIPKVIRQAVRADPGWRLVVADADQMEPRVLAAVSRDRGLMEVAGSGEDLYADLAARAFGGDRDRAKLALLGAIYGQTSGDALKHMADLRRRYPAAVAYVDEAARAGEEGRLVRTWMGRTCPPVSVTPPDEAGLPQEDDQAVGYAGGSAAARARGRFTRNFVVQGSAADWALLMLAALRRALAEGGLRAELVFFQHDEVIVHCPAEEAATVSEAIAAAAAAAGRIAFGDTPVRFPFTTAVVECYADAK; this is encoded by the coding sequence ATGAGATGGGCGGTGGTGGAGACGGGCGACGGGGGTGCTCGTCTCTGCCCGCTCGCCCAGGACGGACGGGCCGCGGGGCCGGTGCTGGAGGAGCCCTCGCTCGCCGAGGCCGTGCGCAGCCGTCCCGAGGTCGAGCGGTGGGTGTGGCGGTCCACCGCGGAGATCTACCGGCCGCTGCTGGCGGCGGGAGTGCGGGTCGAGCGCTGCTACGACGTGGAGGCCGCGGAGGCGCTGCTGATCGGCCATGAGGAGGGGCAGTACGGGCAGCCGCGTTCCCTGGCCGCTGCCTGGGCGCGGCTGCACGGCCTGCCCGTTCCGCAGGACGGGCCCGCCCGTACGGCGCAGACCCAGCCGTCCCTGTTCGAGCCGGGTCCGGTGCCGCTGCCGCCCGGCACGGACGAGCTCGCCGCGCTGCTGGAGGTCTATGCCGGCCAGGTGGCGCGTACGGAGAAGGCGAAGCATCCCGATCGGATGCGGCTGCTGCTCGCCTCCGAGTCCGCGGGCATGCTGGTGGCCTCGGAAATGGGGCGGTTCGGGGTGCCCTGGCGGGCGGATGTGCACCGTGACCTGCTCGCCCGGCTGCTGGGCGAGCGCTATCCGGGCGGGCTGGAGCCACGGCGGATGGCGGAGCTGGCGGAAGAGGTGTCCCAAGCGTTCGGCACGGGCGCGCGGGTGCGCCCGGATCTGCCCCAGGAGATCATCAGGGCCTTCGCCCGCGCCGGGATTGCCCTCACCTCGACCCGCAAATGGGAACTCCAGCGGATCGACCACCCCGCGGTGGCACCGCTGTTGGCGTACAAGACGCTCTACCGTCTGCATACCGCCCATGGCTGGGCGTGGCTCCAGCAGTGGGTGCACGACGGCCGCTTCCGCCCCGAATATCTGCCCGGCGGCACGGTCTCCGGCCGGTGGACCACCAATGGCGGCGGCGCGCTCCAGATCCCCAAGGTGATCCGGCAGGCCGTGCGTGCCGATCCGGGGTGGCGTCTGGTGGTCGCCGACGCCGACCAGATGGAGCCCCGGGTACTGGCGGCCGTCTCCCGCGACCGGGGCCTGATGGAGGTGGCCGGCAGCGGCGAGGATCTGTACGCGGATCTGGCGGCCCGGGCGTTCGGCGGCGACCGCGACCGGGCCAAACTCGCCCTGCTGGGTGCCATTTACGGCCAGACCTCCGGCGATGCCCTCAAGCACATGGCCGATCTGCGCCGCCGCTATCCGGCCGCGGTGGCGTATGTGGACGAGGCGGCACGCGCGGGCGAGGAGGGCCGGCTGGTGCGCACCTGGATGGGACGCACCTGCCCGCCGGTGTCCGTGACGCCGCCGGACGAGGCGGGGCTGCCCCAGGAGGACGACCAGGCGGTGGGGTACGCCGGCGGCTCGGCCGCCGCGCGGGCCCGCGGCCGGTTCACCCGTAACTTCGTCGTCCAGGGCAGCGCCGCCGACTGGGCGTTGCTGATGCTGGCGGCGCTGCGCCGGGCGCTGGCGGAGGGCGGACTCCGCGCCGAGCTGGTCTTCTTCCAGCACGACGAGGTGATCGTGCACTGCCCCGCCGAGGAGGCGGCGACCGTGTCCGAGGCGATCGCCGCGGCGGCCGCGGCGGCGGGGCGGATCGCCTTCGGGGACACCCCCGTCCGCTTTCCGTTCACCACGGCGGTGGTGGAGTGCTATGCCGACGCGAAGTGA
- a CDS encoding alpha/beta hydrolase — translation MPFPPGRAVHPELAPYLEGLPPYSDPYQDIKATRARFRELLAATPADRTGVCSRRYDIPREDGSTLTVEVYRPEGAEENEGTGAGGALPAVLHFHGGGYAIGRALPGQDKTAIDLCRGLPAVVVSVEYRLAPEHRYPAGVEDCYRALEWTAGQAAGLGIDPERIALTGNSAGGGLSAAVALMSRDGGGPSLAYQSMCVPDLDDRVAGEPLPADGENVPSPWVNSLRTIRLSWQHYLPEGTAADSYAAAARAEDLTGLPPAYVLVCDLDPLRDAGLAYARRLMDAGVQVTVRNVPGAWHGFELYAPRTRLARERTAHWTGHLRAALYPAAD, via the coding sequence GTGCCCTTCCCGCCGGGAAGAGCCGTCCATCCTGAACTCGCCCCGTATCTGGAGGGCTTGCCGCCGTACTCCGATCCCTACCAGGACATCAAGGCGACCCGTGCGCGGTTCCGGGAGCTGCTGGCCGCGACCCCGGCCGACCGCACCGGGGTGTGCAGCCGGCGGTACGACATCCCGCGGGAGGACGGCAGCACCCTGACCGTCGAGGTCTACCGTCCCGAGGGTGCCGAGGAGAACGAGGGCACCGGTGCCGGCGGCGCGCTGCCCGCCGTGCTCCATTTCCACGGCGGCGGGTACGCCATCGGCCGTGCCTTGCCGGGACAGGACAAGACGGCCATCGATCTCTGCCGTGGGCTGCCCGCCGTAGTCGTCTCCGTCGAATACCGTCTCGCGCCCGAGCACCGCTATCCGGCGGGTGTGGAGGACTGCTATCGCGCGCTGGAGTGGACCGCGGGGCAGGCGGCCGGACTCGGCATCGACCCCGAGCGGATCGCCCTCACCGGGAACTCCGCGGGCGGCGGGCTGAGCGCCGCCGTGGCCCTGATGTCCCGCGACGGCGGCGGACCGTCTCTCGCCTACCAGTCGATGTGCGTACCGGACCTCGATGACCGCGTCGCCGGGGAACCACTCCCGGCGGATGGCGAGAACGTGCCGAGCCCGTGGGTCAACAGCCTCCGCACGATCCGTCTGTCGTGGCAGCACTATCTGCCCGAGGGGACGGCGGCGGACTCCTACGCAGCGGCGGCCCGCGCCGAGGACCTCACGGGGCTGCCGCCGGCCTATGTCCTGGTCTGCGATCTCGATCCGCTGCGGGACGCGGGGCTGGCATACGCCCGGCGCCTGATGGACGCAGGGGTGCAGGTCACGGTCCGCAATGTGCCCGGAGCCTGGCACGGCTTCGAGCTGTACGCACCACGGACGCGGCTCGCGCGGGAGAGGACGGCCCACTGGACGGGGCATCTGCGGGCGGCGTTGTATCCGGCGGCGGACTGA
- a CDS encoding TetR/AcrR family transcriptional regulator has product MGEIDRSRAARAEARTRIEDAAARLFAERGFAGTTIGEIAAAAGLSKPMLYRHFDSKQELHLALLERHRDELAAAPIGELLHGEGELDTRLVAMYDAWFAHVQSHPYTWRMMFRDTTGDAEVQAFHQELQRRQRETDMALLREFVPGIPEAELEPLGEAIRSSLYGLALWWLERPDHPREPLVAAMVRLTRGLISTVGHPGGTSPGGTSQGDRAPDQAP; this is encoded by the coding sequence ATGGGCGAGATCGACCGGAGCCGCGCCGCGCGCGCCGAGGCCAGGACGCGTATCGAGGACGCCGCGGCCCGGCTGTTCGCGGAGCGCGGCTTCGCGGGCACGACCATCGGGGAGATCGCGGCCGCGGCGGGCCTGAGCAAGCCGATGCTCTACCGCCACTTCGACTCCAAACAGGAGCTGCACCTCGCCCTGCTGGAGCGGCACCGCGACGAGCTGGCCGCCGCCCCGATCGGTGAACTCCTGCACGGCGAGGGCGAGCTGGACACCCGGCTGGTGGCGATGTACGACGCCTGGTTCGCGCATGTGCAGAGCCATCCGTACACCTGGCGCATGATGTTCCGGGACACCACCGGGGACGCCGAGGTGCAGGCCTTCCACCAGGAGCTGCAGCGCAGACAGCGGGAGACGGACATGGCGCTGCTGCGCGAGTTCGTACCCGGCATCCCCGAGGCCGAACTGGAGCCGCTCGGCGAGGCGATCCGCAGTTCGCTGTACGGCCTCGCCCTGTGGTGGCTGGAGCGCCCCGACCACCCGCGCGAGCCCCTGGTCGCCGCGATGGTGCGACTCACCCGTGGCCTGATCTCCACGGTCGGTCACCCGGGCGGCACGAGCCCGGGCGGCACGAGTCAGGGCGACCGGGCGCCTGACCAGGCGCCCTGA
- a CDS encoding RidA family protein, whose product MTTENGENGENGEHAAQGENGVHGRGADAPRDGLERINPPHLAPPAGFSHGVRAASGTMVFLAGQTALDGSGRIVGDGVVEQFERALTNLLDVAAAAGAGPSDLAKLTVFAVDVADYRRHARDLGLVWKRLVGGDYPAMAVIGTTRLWDEAALVEIEGIAVVR is encoded by the coding sequence ATGACGACCGAGAACGGCGAGAACGGCGAGAACGGCGAGCACGCCGCACAAGGCGAGAACGGCGTACACGGCAGGGGCGCGGACGCCCCGCGCGACGGGCTGGAGCGCATCAATCCACCGCATCTCGCGCCGCCGGCCGGCTTCAGCCATGGCGTGCGCGCCGCCTCGGGCACCATGGTCTTCCTCGCCGGGCAGACCGCGCTCGACGGATCGGGCCGGATCGTCGGAGACGGCGTCGTCGAGCAGTTCGAGCGGGCGCTGACCAATCTCCTGGACGTCGCGGCGGCGGCCGGCGCCGGGCCGTCCGACCTCGCCAAACTCACCGTCTTCGCCGTCGATGTCGCCGACTACCGCCGGCATGCCCGCGATCTCGGCCTGGTGTGGAAGCGGCTGGTCGGCGGCGACTATCCGGCGATGGCGGTGATCGGGACCACCCGATTGTGGGACGAGGCGGCACTGGTCGAGATCGAGGGCATCGCCGTCGTCCGGTAG
- a CDS encoding acyltransferase family protein: MAPVATSSATATVDRPLADPPAAGGTSPARPQHRAGGRGGSRAKSAATGEAKAKPRDAFFDNAKYLAIVLVAMGHSWEPLRDGSRSAAALYITVYAFHMPAFIIISGYFSRSFDMRKDRLQRLITGVAVPYILFEVAYTLFKRWADDDPGYPISLTDPWYLTWFLLALFIWRLTTPLWKIVRWPVPLALAIAVLASVSPDIGDDLDLQRVLQFLPFFVIGLSLRPEHFKLVRRKKARILAVPVFATALVFAYWAAPRMNAAWFYHRDAAQELAAPWWSGAVMTLAMFGCSLVLVACFFAWIPGRTMWCTALGSGTLYGYLLHGFLAKGSRFWNWYDTPWVHTPWGAVLLTLIAGSVITVLCTPPVQRIFRFAMEPKMTWAFTKDPVGMARSRN; encoded by the coding sequence ATGGCACCCGTCGCGACGAGTTCCGCCACGGCGACGGTGGACCGGCCGCTCGCCGATCCCCCTGCCGCGGGCGGCACTTCACCGGCCCGGCCCCAGCACCGTGCCGGGGGACGGGGCGGCAGCCGCGCCAAGAGCGCGGCCACGGGCGAGGCCAAGGCGAAGCCGCGGGACGCCTTTTTCGACAATGCGAAGTATCTGGCCATCGTGCTGGTGGCGATGGGGCACTCCTGGGAGCCGCTGCGTGACGGCAGCCGGTCCGCGGCGGCGCTCTACATCACCGTCTATGCCTTTCATATGCCGGCCTTCATCATCATCTCCGGCTATTTCTCGCGCAGTTTCGATATGCGCAAGGACCGCCTGCAGCGGCTGATTACCGGCGTCGCCGTTCCCTACATCCTCTTCGAAGTCGCCTACACGCTCTTCAAGAGGTGGGCGGATGACGACCCGGGTTATCCGATCAGTCTCACGGACCCCTGGTATTTGACCTGGTTCCTGCTCGCGCTGTTCATCTGGCGCCTGACCACCCCGCTGTGGAAGATCGTGCGCTGGCCGGTCCCGCTGGCGCTGGCCATCGCCGTGCTCGCGTCCGTCTCCCCGGACATCGGCGACGACCTGGACCTCCAGCGGGTGCTGCAGTTCCTGCCGTTCTTCGTGATCGGGCTGTCGCTGCGGCCGGAGCACTTCAAGCTGGTACGCCGCAAGAAGGCGCGAATTCTGGCCGTTCCGGTCTTCGCCACCGCGCTGGTCTTCGCCTACTGGGCGGCGCCGCGGATGAACGCCGCATGGTTCTACCACCGCGACGCCGCGCAGGAACTCGCCGCCCCGTGGTGGAGCGGCGCGGTGATGACGCTGGCGATGTTCGGCTGCTCGCTGGTGCTCGTGGCCTGCTTCTTCGCCTGGATCCCGGGCCGCACGATGTGGTGCACGGCGCTGGGCTCGGGCACCCTGTACGGCTACCTGCTGCACGGCTTCCTGGCCAAGGGGTCGCGCTTTTGGAACTGGTACGACACCCCGTGGGTGCACACGCCCTGGGGCGCCGTACTGCTGACGCTCATCGCGGGCAGCGTCATCACGGTGCTGTGCACACCACCCGTGCAGCGGATCTTCCGGTTCGCCATGGAGCCCAAGATGACCTGGGCGTTCACGAAGGACCCGGTGGGGATGGCCCGCAGCCGCAACTGA
- a CDS encoding glycerophosphodiester phosphodiesterase produces the protein MLRRSLRIPAAGFAFLVTAAVSSSVLSAGPGEYADGAVTSGARAGPGAAAARVIAHRGASRDAPENTLAAVDAAHRRGLIWVENDVQRSKDGRLVVLHDATLERTTDAAKVFPGRAPWRVGDFTAAEIARLDAGSWFGGRFAGERVPTLAAYLRRLERNGQRLLLEIKAPEKYPGIEAQVLRELRVAGWLDRAHVRSRLVVQSFSVRCVRTVHERAPQVRTGILGAPGVGLLPRYARFADQINPPESALSSRWLAAVHRLRGPHGRPLEVYAWDVAKNTTARSVRARGADGVIE, from the coding sequence ATGCTTCGGAGATCGCTGCGGATACCCGCTGCCGGATTCGCCTTCCTGGTGACGGCCGCGGTCTCGTCGTCCGTGCTCTCCGCCGGACCGGGGGAGTACGCGGACGGCGCCGTGACCAGTGGCGCCCGGGCCGGTCCCGGCGCCGCGGCGGCCCGGGTCATCGCGCACCGCGGCGCCTCCCGTGACGCGCCGGAGAACACCCTCGCCGCCGTCGACGCCGCACACCGCCGCGGACTCATATGGGTGGAGAACGATGTGCAGCGCAGCAAGGACGGCCGGCTGGTGGTGCTGCACGACGCCACACTGGAGCGCACGACCGACGCCGCGAAGGTGTTCCCCGGGCGGGCGCCGTGGCGGGTGGGGGACTTCACCGCCGCCGAGATCGCGCGGCTGGACGCCGGGAGCTGGTTCGGCGGACGGTTCGCGGGGGAGCGGGTGCCGACGCTCGCCGCCTATCTGCGCCGTCTGGAGCGCAACGGGCAGCGGCTGCTGCTGGAGATCAAGGCCCCGGAGAAGTACCCCGGTATCGAGGCACAGGTCCTCCGCGAGCTACGGGTGGCGGGTTGGCTGGATCGTGCCCATGTCCGCAGCCGCCTGGTGGTCCAGAGCTTCTCCGTGCGGTGCGTCCGGACCGTGCACGAGCGGGCACCGCAGGTGCGTACCGGCATCCTGGGCGCGCCCGGGGTGGGCCTGCTGCCGCGCTACGCGCGGTTCGCCGACCAGATCAACCCCCCGGAATCCGCGCTCAGTTCACGCTGGCTGGCGGCCGTGCACCGGCTGCGCGGGCCGCACGGGCGCCCGTTGGAGGTCTACGCCTGGGACGTGGCGAAGAACACCACCGCGCGGTCCGTGCGCGCGCGGGGCGCCGACGGTGTTATTGAATAA